In Desulfatiglans anilini DSM 4660, the sequence GACCTGCTCTTCAACGCCCTGGTCATCCTGACGGTGTTTCTCCTGCTGCTCGCCGCCGACATCGTGTCGCAGGAGGTCGCGCGGGGGTTCCACTTCTTCAGCCCGCGGGCCCTGCTCTACGCCGCCCCGGTGGCGAGCGGCGCGATGCTGGTCTCCGTCTTCATGGGCATGCGGGTGGCGGCGAGTTTTTCCGTGGTGGCGGCCGTGCTGGCATCGATGGCGGTCGGGGGGCAGGCGGCGTTTTTCATCTATTTCTTCGTGAGCGCGCTCGTCGGGGCCTACGGCGTCACGCACTGCCGGGAGCGCGGCGTCTTGATCCGGAGCGGTCTCAAGGTGAGCCTGGTCAATGTGCTCATGGCAGGGGCCATCGAGGCCATCGTCGGGAATTTCTACTCGGTCGAGAGCCTTATTGCGGCTGCGGCGGCCTTTGTAGGCGGGGTTTTGGCCGGGGTCGTGACGACCGGACTGCTGCCGTTGATCGAGATGTCCTTCGGGTATACGACCGACATCAAGCTCCTGGAGCTGTCGAACCTGGACCAACCGCTCCTGAAGGAACTGATGGTGCAGGCGCCCGGCACGTATCATCACAGCGTGATCGTGAGCAACATGGTCGAGGCCGCGGCGCCGGCGGTCGGGGCGAACCCGCTCCTGGCGAAGGTCGCCGCGTATTACCACGACATCGGCAAGGCCCGCAAGCCGCTCTATTTCATCGAGAATCAGATGGGCTGCGAGAACCGGCACGAACGGCTGGCGCCATCCATGAGCGCCCTCATCCTCATCTCGCACGTCAAGGACGGGGTGGATCTGGCGAGGCGCTACAAGCTCGGCAAAGAGATCACCGACATCATCATGCAGCACCACGGGACGAGCCTGATCCATTTCTTCTTCGAGAAGGCCAAGGAGCAGGCCGAGAAGAAGGGCCTGAAGGCGCAGCAGGTGAAGGAAGAGGACTTCCGCTACCCGGGCCCGAGGCCGCAGACCAAGGAGGCCGGCCTCGTGATGCTGGCGGACATCGTGGAGGCGGCGTCCAAGACGCTGGTGGATCCGACAGGCGCCAGGATCCAGGGCCTGGTCCAGAAGATGATCAACAAGGCCTTTTCCGACGGGCAGCTCGACGAATGCGAGCTGACGCTGAAGGATCTGCACGAGATCGCGAAGAGCTTCAACAAGACCCTGAGCGGGATCTTCCACCATCGGATCGAGTATCCGGATGCCGCGAAGGCCGCGCCGCAGCGGCTGCGGGAGAAGGCGGCCCAAAGCGCCGAGGCCTCCGAGCGGCGGTCGGTGCCGATGGAGCGGGCGGCCGACGGAAAGTGGGCGGTGAATGGACATACAGATACAGTTCCGGAGGCGGATCAGAGACCTCGGCGTCCGGAAGATCAGAAGGAAACTGGAGAGAGCCTTAAGCGTCTTGGGCTCTGAGGCGAAGGAACTGAGCGTGCTGTTCGTGGACGACGCCGAGATGGCGGAGTTGAACGAGCGCTATCGCAGCCGGAGCGGCCCGACGAATGTGCTCTCCTTCCCCATGGGAGGCGACCCTTTGGAGCCCGAGACCGTGATGCTCGGGGACGTGGTGATCTCGGTCGACACGGCGCGAAGGGAGGCCCGAGCGGCGGGTGAGAACCTGGAGGAGGCCGTGGACCGGCTGCTTGTCCACGGACTGCTTCACCTCCTGGGTTATGACCACGAACGGGGGGAGGCGGAGGCGTCGGCGATGGAGCGCGAAGAACGAAGCGTGCTTGCACGCATGCGAGAGGAAGCGTAATGGCGAGATTGGCAGTGAATGTGGATCATGTGGCGACGGTGCGGCAGGCGCGCGGAGGGCGGGAGCCGGATCCGGTCGCGGCCGCCGTGATGGCGGAGCTCGCGGGGGCGGAGGGGATCATCTGCCACCTGAGGGAAGACCGCCGGCACCTGCAGGACCGGGATCTGAGGGTCCTTCGCGAGGTGGTGCAGACCCGGCTCAACATGGAGATGGCGGCGACCGACGAGATGATCCGGATCGCGGGGGAAGTCAAGCCCGACCTCGTGACCCTGGTCCCGGAAAAGCGCCAGGAACTGACGACGGAGGGCGGACTCGACGTCTACGGGAGCAGGGAACGGTTCAAGGATGTGGTCCAACGGATGCACGGGGCGGGGATCCAGGTGAGCTTTTTCGTCGACCCCGATACGCGGCAGATCGAAAGCGCCGCCGAGTGCGGGGGGGACATTGTCGAAATCCACACCGGCGCCTACGCGGAGGCCGCTACGGAGGCTGCGGCGCGGGGGCAGCTGGCGACGATCGCCACAGCCGTCAACGTGAGTTCACAGCTCGGTCTGCGCGTGAGCGCGGGGCACGGTTTGAACTACATCAACGTCAAGCGCTTCCACCGCATCCCCTTGATCGAGGAGTACAGCATCGGGCACACGATCGTCGCGCGGGCGGTGCTGGTCGGTTTCGAGCGGGCCGTGCGCGAGATGCTCGAGCTCGTCCGGAATTTTTAGCGGGACCGGCGCAGAAATGATCTACGGGATCGGCGTCGACCTGGTCCACATCAGGCGGATCGAGAAGGCGCTCGAACGGTGGGGGGAGCGTTTCACGCATCGGGTCTTCACCGCGGGGGAACGGACGCGCTGTTCGCGGCGCCCGCGGCCGGCGGCGGCCTTTGCCCTCTATTTCGCGGCGAAGGAGGCCTTCTCGAAGGCGATCGGCCTCGGGATGCGCCAGGGGGT encodes:
- a CDS encoding HD family phosphohydrolase, translating into MKILNLRTGKDAAAKQRSKPPARRREKPSGARWLPRFFKDPESQRWMILIGLSCVVALLIYPSGFSRTVEYKVGDVAERDVKASRDFLVENELLTAKNRQEAEKAVLSVYDFDRSGGNLVQRVNEAFRVGREYVAAVKAVAEARKKAEEEAAAGEAEKTPPAEPESEVLNEAAVRDGFFELLELPVDEAVFRTLMAAGFPEEAEKWVVELVRPVIERGVVSNKSMLMSQSEKGILLHDIQSGKETEVSDLTTFYSLESARQTILSRRDELRKAMLPSALVNLCLDMAAAVVKPNLTFNKRETEMRVDEARKTVKPFYYVVKKGEMLVREGERVTEEHVRKLAEQNKRLSREGGLGRIPAIALLFMLLLSGMYMTGLIRRKIPTSETRDLLFNALVILTVFLLLLAADIVSQEVARGFHFFSPRALLYAAPVASGAMLVSVFMGMRVAASFSVVAAVLASMAVGGQAAFFIYFFVSALVGAYGVTHCRERGVLIRSGLKVSLVNVLMAGAIEAIVGNFYSVESLIAAAAAFVGGVLAGVVTTGLLPLIEMSFGYTTDIKLLELSNLDQPLLKELMVQAPGTYHHSVIVSNMVEAAAPAVGANPLLAKVAAYYHDIGKARKPLYFIENQMGCENRHERLAPSMSALILISHVKDGVDLARRYKLGKEITDIIMQHHGTSLIHFFFEKAKEQAEKKGLKAQQVKEEDFRYPGPRPQTKEAGLVMLADIVEAASKTLVDPTGARIQGLVQKMINKAFSDGQLDECELTLKDLHEIAKSFNKTLSGIFHHRIEYPDAAKAAPQRLREKAAQSAEASERRSVPMERAADGKWAVNGHTDTVPEADQRPRRPEDQKETGESLKRLGL
- the ybeY gene encoding rRNA maturation RNase YbeY, with translation MGSEAKELSVLFVDDAEMAELNERYRSRSGPTNVLSFPMGGDPLEPETVMLGDVVISVDTARREARAAGENLEEAVDRLLVHGLLHLLGYDHERGEAEASAMEREERSVLARMREEA
- a CDS encoding pyridoxine 5'-phosphate synthase; its protein translation is MARLAVNVDHVATVRQARGGREPDPVAAAVMAELAGAEGIICHLREDRRHLQDRDLRVLREVVQTRLNMEMAATDEMIRIAGEVKPDLVTLVPEKRQELTTEGGLDVYGSRERFKDVVQRMHGAGIQVSFFVDPDTRQIESAAECGGDIVEIHTGAYAEAATEAAARGQLATIATAVNVSSQLGLRVSAGHGLNYINVKRFHRIPLIEEYSIGHTIVARAVLVGFERAVREMLELVRNF